One window of the Populus trichocarpa isolate Nisqually-1 chromosome 9, P.trichocarpa_v4.1, whole genome shotgun sequence genome contains the following:
- the LOC7482330 gene encoding uncharacterized protein LOC7482330 — MTPSNATNLHPSILQEFRVLPLGILCKSIAISGLVLLLFYAFLSNNPENQSSDSFNLPFQLKWPTASSSSNVNNTMDSPTNISHIGFIVIGSLNSWKNRKSYIESWWRPNVTRGYVFLDKEPTEEFLPWPSTSPPFQVNEDITKLRVYPKIANPLQVRMFHSLLDMYRVGDKGLRWLIMCDDDSIFFVDNLVEVLRKYDHNKYQYIGGISECVKSNADFSFDMGFGGAGYAVSYPFAQAISTKLEDCIERYPHLWVSDHMAQSCFADLGIALTIEKGIHQIDLRGDISGFLSYLPQSPLLTLHHLDIVDPIFPSMDRYEALRHLMKAAKVDQSRVAQQTICYQRESNWSFSVSWGYSTHIYENIIPRSILRKPIETFRPFSKNTRPPLYMFNTRWQINNPCEAPHVFFFESIEHNPENDQVLTTYVRAAQRNLPPCSASGNHSADSISKIRVLSQATTRKTAGVIECCDVDYKAETNITDIKIRSCLKDEVIA; from the exons ATGACACCATCAAACGCCACCAACTTGCACCCATCAATTCTCCAAGAGTTTCGAGTCTTGCCTCTTGGAATTCTATGCAAATCCATAGCTATTTCAGGCCTAGTGCTTCTTTTGTTCTATGCATTCTTGTCAAACAACCCTGAGAACCAATCTTCTGATTCATTCAACCTGCCCTTTCAACTCAAATGGCCTACAGCTTCATCTTCAAGTAACGTTAACAACACCATGGACTCTCCAACTAATATTAGCCACATTGGATTTATAGTGATTGGTTCTTTGAATTCATGGAAGAATAGAAAATCATACATTGAGTCATGGTGGCGGCCGAATGTTACTAGAGGATATGTCTTCTTAGACAAAGAACCCACCGAAGAATTTCTACCCTGGCCTTCAACTTCTCCTCCTTTTCAAGTCAACGAGGACATCACCAAATTAAGAGTGTACCCTAAAATCGCAAACCCTCTTCAAGTTCGAATGTTTCATTCGCTTTTAGATATGTATAGAGTGGGAGATAAGGGTTTGAGATGGTTAATAATGTGTGATGATGACTCTATATTTTTCGTCGATAATTTGGTAGAAGTTCTACGGAAATACGATCATAATAAGTATCAGTACATTGGAGGTATTTCAGAATGTGTCAAGTCAAATGCTGATTTCTCTTTTGATATGGGATTTGGTGGAGCTGGCTATGCTGTGAGTTATCCATTTGCACAAGCAATATCAACCAAATTAGAAGATTGTATTGAAAGATACCCTCATTTGTGGGTTAGTGATCATATGGCGCAATCTTGTTTTGCTGATCTTGGAATTGCTTTAACAATTGAGAAGGGGATTCACCAG ATTGATCTACGTGGTGATATATCAGGCTTTCTATCATATCTCCCGCAATCTCCACTCCTCACTCTCCACCATTTGGATATCGTAGATCCAATATTTCCCTCCATGGACAGGTACGAAGCTTTAAGGCACCTCATGAAAGCTGCAAAGGTTGATCAATCTCGCGTTGCACAGCAAACCATCTGCTACCAAAGAGAAAGCAACTGGTCTTTCTCTGTGTCGTGGGGCTATTCTACTCACATATATGAGAACATAATACCTCGAAGCATTCTACGCAAACCCATCGAAACGTTTAGGCCTTTCTCTAAGAACACTCGCCCTCCATTATACATGTTCAACACACGGTGGCAGATTAACAATCCATGCGAAGCTCCTCATGTATTTTTCTTCGAGTCCATAGAGCATAATCCAGAGAACGACCAAGTTCTTACAACATATGTTCGAGCAGCACAACGGAACTTGCCACCTTGCTCAGCTTCTGGAAACCATTCCGCTGATTCCATCTCCAAAATTCGGGTCCTTTCTCAAGCAACAACACGCAAAACG GCCGGGGTAATAGAGTGCTGTGATGTTGATTACAAGGCGGAGACGAATATTACAGACATCAAAATAAGGTCGTGTTTGAAAGATGAAGTCATTGCCTGA